One Solanum pennellii chromosome 10, SPENNV200 genomic region harbors:
- the LOC107001848 gene encoding cold shock protein 2-like, with the protein MASEGNKGQRQKGTVKWFSDQKGFGFVTPDDGGPELFVHQSGIRSEGFRSLADGEPVEFEVESGNDGRTKAVDVTGPDGAPVKGGSRDGGGDRYGGGGRYGGGHEGGYGGRYGGGGGGGGNCYKCGEEGHFARECSPGGGSGGGGGGRYGGSGGGSCYKCGQEGHYARECTNSSNR; encoded by the coding sequence ATGGCGTCCGAGGGCAATAAGGGGCAAAGGCAAAAGGGTACTGTGAAATGGTTTAGCGACCAGAAAGGTTTTGGTTTTGTTACTCCAGATGATGGCGGACCGGAGCTATTCGTTCACCAATCGGGGATTCGGTCCGAGGGGTTCCGCAGCTTGGCAGATGGAGAACCTGTGGAATTTGAGGTAGAATCTGGCAACGACGGCCGTACGAAGGCCGTCGATGTTACCGGTCCTGATGGTGCTCCTGTTAAGGGAGGATCTCGTGACGGTGGTGGCGATCGGTATGGTGGAGGCGGGAGGTATGGCGGTGGTCATGAGGGTGGTTACGGCGGGAGGTATGGTGGTGGCGGCGGTGGAGGAGGGAATTGTTACAAGTGCGGCGAGGAGGGGCATTTTGCACGAGAGTGCAGCCCAGGTGGCGGCAGCGGCGGCGGCGGCGGAGGACGTTATGGTGGTAGCGGCGGTGGATCATGCTACAAGTGCGGGCAGGAAGGGCACTATGCTCGTGAATGCACCAACAGCAGCAACCGCTGA